Within candidate division KSB1 bacterium, the genomic segment AGATGTTTGTCGGTTAGGCACGGGTACTTTTCTTTGAGGTTCGTATCCAAAGATTTTTGTACGTTCAGACCCGCCCGGGCGCCGCCAAGCGTTCCGGTCACAAAAACCGCGTCTCCAACCTGGGCGCCGGAGCGCTGCGTTAATTTATTTTCTTCAACTTCACCGACAACTGTAACGGAAACAAACAACCGATCCGGCGATTGCGTTGTGTCCCCCCCGATAACTGCAGTTTGGAATTTATCGCCTAATTCTTTTGCCCCCTGGTAGAATTCCTCAACCGATTCAACCTGAATTTTTTCAGGAAGCCCAAGAGAAAACACGGCATATTTCGGCCGGCCGCCCATTGCCGCGATGTCGCTCAGATTCACAGCAAGCGCCCGCCACCCTAATTGATAAAAAGTAAAATAGTCTAAATCAAAATGAACATCTTCGATTAAAGCATCGGTTGTGAGAAGAGTTAGAAGATCTGTTGAAGTTCTGAAAGCAGCAGCGTCGTCGCCAATCCCGACAATGAGTTCTGCGGAGGAGGTATCAACGATATTTTTAATCCGGTCAATGAGACCGAACTCGCCGATTTCTTTGAGCTGC encodes:
- the thiL gene encoding thiamine-phosphate kinase → MQLKEIGEFGLIDRIKNIVDTSSAELIVGIGDDAAAFRTSTDLLTLLTTDALIEDVHFDLDYFTFYQLGWRALAVNLSDIAAMGGRPKYAVFSLGLPEKIQVESVEEFYQGAKELGDKFQTAVIGGDTTQSPDRLFVSVTVVGEVEENKLTQRSGAQVGDAVFVTGTLGGARAGLNVQKSLDTNLKEKYPCLTDKHL